The Halomonas sp. 7T genome contains a region encoding:
- a CDS encoding CIA30 family protein, whose amino-acid sequence MTLIFTDPSEQQRWYAVDDGVMGGESHSGFRIEADTGCFYGEVSLENGGGFASVRREPNHVESFLTQGDGIRLRVRGDGRTYQLRLKSTLLDEASAYRVAFTPSKGEWETWDFPWHSFEAVRRGKLLANAPLLDPESIHQLGFLIADRDAGPFVLYVSRLEKLS is encoded by the coding sequence ATGACGTTAATCTTTACCGATCCAAGCGAACAGCAGCGCTGGTATGCCGTGGACGATGGCGTAATGGGCGGCGAGTCCCATAGTGGGTTTCGTATTGAAGCAGACACAGGCTGCTTTTATGGCGAGGTCTCATTGGAAAACGGCGGCGGCTTTGCCTCGGTACGCCGCGAGCCGAACCACGTTGAATCTTTTCTTACCCAGGGAGACGGCATAAGGCTTAGGGTGCGCGGCGATGGTCGCACCTACCAGCTGCGTTTAAAAAGTACATTGCTGGATGAGGCCAGTGCCTACCGGGTGGCGTTCACGCCTAGCAAAGGTGAGTGGGAAACCTGGGATTTTCCTTGGCATAGTTTTGAAGCCGTGCGCCGCGGCAAGTTGCTGGCCAATGCGCCGCTGCTAGACCCCGAAAGCATTCATCAACTTGGATTTTTAATTGCCGATAGAGACGCTGGGCCGTTTGTTCTCTACGTGAGTCGATTAGAGAAATTAAGCTGA
- the pyp gene encoding photoactive yellow protein produces the protein MAMETVRFGGDDIENALANMDDKKLDTLAFGAIQLDANGKIIQYNAAEGGITGRDPKSVIGKNFFTDVAPCTQSKEFQGRFKEGVKNGDLNTMFEYVFDYQMTPTKVKVHMKKALSGDTFWIFVKRL, from the coding sequence ATGGCAATGGAAACAGTACGTTTCGGCGGCGATGATATTGAAAATGCCCTAGCCAATATGGATGATAAGAAGCTTGATACGCTGGCTTTTGGCGCCATCCAGCTAGATGCCAATGGCAAGATCATTCAATACAACGCAGCGGAAGGTGGTATTACCGGTCGTGACCCTAAAAGCGTCATTGGCAAAAATTTCTTTACTGACGTTGCTCCCTGCACACAAAGCAAAGAATTTCAGGGCCGTTTCAAGGAAGGCGTTAAAAATGGTGATTTAAACACCATGTTTGAGTACGTGTTCGATTATCAGATGACGCCCACAAAAGTAAAAGTGCATATGAAAAAGGCGCTTTCTGGAGATACTTTCTGGATTTTCGTTAAACGCTTATGA